The DNA region GGCCACCCTCGACGCGCACATCGCATCCGGTGGGCCAGGGACCGGCGCGTGTCCGCCTGGTGCTGGACGCCAGTGGCCAGGTCCAGGTTGAGAGCCATCCTCTCGATGCCCCGGCGGCCGGTCCCGTGCCGTTTGCGTTGGCCTCAACCCCCATCGATGGGCGGGATCGCTTCGTATGCCACAAGACGACGAGGCGGAACATGTACGACCACCACAAGACGACGCATCCCGATGTGTTTGATGTGTTGCTCTGGAACGACCGGCGGGAACTGACCGAGTTCACCCGGGGAAATGTGGTGGTCGAATATGAGGGCGCGATGTGGACGCCCCCGCGGTCGAGTGGCCTCCTGGCCGGTGTCTTCCGAGGCGAACTGCTCGACGCCGGCACCATTCACGAACGGGTGCTGACCCTTGATGACCTGCAGAGGTGCACCCGGATCTGGTTTATCAACAGCCTCAGGGAATGGGTGCCGATGGACCAGGCCAAAGAACGATAAACTCTGCACCCATGACACGCGTCCGTTGGGTCTGGCTCGTACTTTTCGCGGTGGTGCTCTTTCGCACGGCCTGGCTCGGCGACGATGCGTTGATTTCGTTGCGGACCGTGCTGAACGTCACCCACGGCTATGGGTTGACCTACAACCTGCACGAGCGGGTGCAGACGTTCACGCATCCTCTATGGCTCGCGTTGATCACATCCGCCTACTGGGTGGTGGGCAACATCTTCCATGCGGCGTTCGCCGTCTCGATCGTCACTTCTCTGGTGGTCTTCGGCCTGGTGCTGCGCGCGGCCCGAAGTGCGACGCAGTTGTGGATCGCAGGCGGTGTCCTGTTGGCGTCGCGCGCCTTTGTGGACTACTCGACGTCGGGACTTGAGAATCCGCTGACCGCGCTGGTGGCCATCGCCACGCTCGCGTGGGCGTCGCGCGAGGCGCGTGGGGGCCGATGGCTGACCGGGATGTGGGTGGGCGTGAGCGCCGCCTATCTCACCCGGCCGGATGCCGTGCTTCTGGTGCTGCCGGTGGCGCTCTGGGCCGTCCTGCAGGTGCGTCCCCGAATGACGGCGGCACTCGCCGTGGTGGCGGGCCTGGTGCCGGCTGCCCTCTGGACGTTGTTCTCGCTGGTGTACTACGGGTTTGCCTTCCCCAATACGGCATACGCCAAGCTGGCCGCAGACATCCATGTGAACGAGCGGTTGTGGCAGGGGCTGATCTACCTGCTCGATTCCATCAATCGCGATCCCATCACGCTGACGGCCATTGGCGTGACGCTTATCGTCGCGACGATTGAGCGATCGAAGGAGGCGTGGCTCAGCGCGGCCGGCATCGTCGCCACGCTGGCGTACGTGGTGTGGATTGGCGGCGACTTCATGAGCGGGCGGTTCCTGGCTGCGCCGGTGCTGGTGGCGGTGTGGATGTTGGTGCGGATGCAGCGACTGACGCAGGCCGAGTGGTGGCCTGTGCTGGCCGTGCTTGCGGTGGCCGCCATCGCTTCACCCCAGTTGCCCGTGCGTAGCGACCGGACGTTTGATATCTCCGGGACGCACAGCGGCATCGTGGACGAGCGTGGGATCTATTTTCAGACGTGGAGTCTCATGAAAGCCGACCGGCTGTCATTCGCAGAGCCCGAATGGCCACGCTGGGATGGGCGCGCCCAACCCGAACATGTGCTGGACACATGCGGTCTGATGGGGGCGGACGGACTGTCGTGGGGACCACGCACGTACATGCTCGATGAATGCGCATTGGCCGACCCGCTGATGGCGCGCCTGCCGGCCGTGTGGAAGGAAGAGTGGCGGCCGGGCCACTACCGCCGCATGGTTCCTGATGGCTATCGCGAGAGCGTTCAGCAGGATCGCAATCTGCTGCGCGATCCGGGGCTGGCCGAGTACTACACCGCGTTGCGCACTGTCGTGCGCGACCCGTCGCTCTGGTCACGCGACCGCCTGCGTACGATCTGGCGTATGAATCTTGGTCAACTGGACTCGCGAATCAATCGCCAGTTCTACAAGTTTGACGGTGCGGACACGACGCTCGAGAGCCTGTCGCACGTCCAGCCCGACGGCACACCGTGGGACGCACCGGGGTCGCGCACGTTCCAGACCGTGCTGGCCGTGACCGTGCCGGATCAGTTGAAACGCCGGGTGCTTGATATCTCGCTTGATTCGGACGACCGGTATCGACTGACGTTCCTCAAGAAGAATCGAATCGTCTCCGCTGTGGTCGTGGATGTGGTGCCCAGGGATCGCCGCGTGCCCGGACTGGCCAGCCATCTGGTGACGATTCCCGAACGTGCCCGCAAGCATGGGTTCGACACGATCGCCATCGTCAGCATCGCCGGCGATGCGCGCAAGGCCGTGGGGCACCTGCTGCTGGATGGCGACCCCGCCACGGCCATCGAGCTCGGCCGCCGCTTCGGCGCCGCGGGACGGTAGCTGCGGGTTCTTTCCGTACGTAGCGCGGCCTGGGTCTCAAGGCCGCGGCTCTTGACCTACTGCTGCGCCGCGATAAAGATCAGCAACACCACGAGCGCGGCCAGCACGAGGAGCGCAATCTTCCAGAAACTCTTCGGATACTGGCCCGCGATGTCTCCGGTGTATCCGTTCGCCACCACCTGAAACGTTTTGGCGCCGTACGTGTAGGAGAGCACCCAGATGGGCAGCAGCGTGTGTTTGAAGGTCTGCTTGGAAAACGTGGGCTGGATCACGAGGTTGCGATAGGTATCGCCGGGCACCTGCTGTCCGCAGAGACTCTGGAGAGTGGCGTGCATCTGAGCTACTGACGCTGCAGCCGCAGTCTCAAGGTTGATCTGATATCGCTCCACGACGAAGCCGGAGAGGAACGCCGTGTCGTAGGGCACGAGTTCCTTGGTGGGAAATGGTTCCACTTGTCGCAGCAGCGACGCATCCACCCCCTTGGTGGCCGGCACCGGCTCATCATCGAAGAAATGATCGATGGCGCCCGCCGCCGGCGTCCAGCGTACATGACGCACCTGCCGGGTCCGGGTGTGGCCCTTGTTGTCTCGATACGTTTCCGTCGTGTAGTAGTAGGTGCCGGACTCGGCCTGCCACTCGCAATGCGACTGCGCGTCGAACGTCCAGTACGGCACGTAGAGGCCGTGCAGCTGATCGATGAGCGACTTGTGCTTGAACGCGTTGGGCGCGAACCAGCGGCCGGCGTACCAACGCTTCATCCGGTCGCGCACGTCGCTCTGTGAAATCTTGAACGGCAGCAGGCTTTGCGGCCGGATCGGCGCCTGCAACTCCTCGTAGTCCACAAGCGCAGGCGATCCGCAGAAATCGCAGTTCTTGCCGACCTTCGCCGGGTCGAACACCATCACGGCCCTGCAGCTCTGGCACTGGACGCTGCGACGCGCCGTATCCCAACCCCGTTGCTCCGCCGGCAAGTCGCGGAGCATCGCGACCAGATCGAGTTCGGCCACCGCGCCGCCGGCCTTGTGCCCGGTGTACGGCGATTCCTCGCCGCAGAACGCGCATACCAGCAGCTGCTTGCCTGGATGCCACTCCGCCTGCGCGCCACACGCCGGGCAGGCGTGTTTCTCCCGGGCCGAGACCTGGTCAGGCCCGGTTGGTTCGGGTGTGTCCATTGCCTATTGGGCGAGGTAGGCGTCGAGCGCCGCGCGCGTCACGCGGTAGCTCGTGCCGATCTTCTTGGCCTTGAGTTCGCCCGCCTCGATCACCGACATCACATCCGTCTCTGACACGCCGATCGCCTTCGCGACGTCGGCCGGCGACAACAGATCGAGCGTCGGCGCCGCGGCGGCAACCGGAGCGCCGCCACCCGTGACCGGCGTCGTGGCCGGGGCGTTCGGGTTCATGAAGCCCTGCTGCATCATCTGCTGGGCAATGCCGAAGCCGACAGCGAGTTCAGCCGCCGTGCCGCCGACGCCGCCTCCACCCGTCGCCATGCCCTGGCCCATCTGGTACTTCACGTAGTCGTTCAGATTGCCGATGGCCGCCATGCTCGACCGCTTGTCGATGGCGGTTTCCACTTCCGGCGGCACCGACACGTTTTCGATGATGAAGCTGCCGATCTCCAGGCCGTACTTGGCGCCTACTACCGGATTGATCACCGGCAGCAGGGCTTCGCCCAGTTCCGAATATCGCGTGGCGATATCGAGGACCGGGACTTTTGCCGAAGCGAGGGCCTCGCTGAAGACGCTGACCATGCGTGAGCGCATCGTGTCGGCGAATTCATCAAGCCGGAAGTGGTGGTCCGAGCCGGCCACTTCCTTGATGAACAGCGGCGGATTCACGATCTTGAAGTCGAATGTGCCGAACGCCCTCAGCCGCACAATACCGAAGTCATCGTCGCGCACCATCACCGGGTTGGCGGTGCCCCACTTGTTGCCGGTGAAGAGCCGGGTGGTGACGTAGAACACATCCGCCTTGAAGGGCGAATTGAACAGGTACTTCCACGACTTCAGCTTCGTGAGGACCGGGATGTTGTCGGTGGTCAGCGTATGTTTGCCCGGGGCAAACGTGTCGCCGAACTGGCCGAGGTACATGAACTGCACCGCCTGCGATTCACGGACGATGAGCTGGGCGCCGTTTTTGATGGCCTTGTCTTCGTCGGGAAAACGGTACGAAAGCGTGTCGCGCGAGTCATCAGTCCATTCGATGACGTCAATAAACTCGCCCTTGATGTAGTCCATCAAACCCATTGCTGCTCCTTAAAGAAAGGGGACGGGTGTCGACCTGTGGAAAACTCGGTTGACTGGGGCGAGTTTTCCACAGGTCGACACCCGTCCCCCTGATCCCAGTCAACCGAGTTTCCCACAGGTCGACACCCGTCCCCGTATTTTTATCTACGCTTGCGCGGATTGCCATGTTCAGCCACGATGCCTGCATGCGAAAACACCCTTGGGTTGGTGCGGTGGGCGTGGCGGCTGCGTTGGCGGCGAGCCTGGTGCCGGTGGCCGGCAGAGGCCCAAGCGATTGGCCGCAGTTCCGCGGGCCAGGGTCGGCGGGTGTGGCAGACGGATCGACGCTCCCTCTGACGTGGTCCACGACTCAGAACGTGGCCTGGGTCACAGAGATTCCCGGCCGTGGATGGTCATCGCCGGTTATCTGGGGGCCGCGCGTGTTCGTGACGGCGGCGATCAACGCCGGCGCATTCAAGGCGCCGTCCACCGGGATCTACGGCAACGACTTGGCGGGTGAGCTGGCCAAACAGGGCCTGTCGATGGAGGAGATCATCAAGCGCGTCAGCGCTCGTGACATCGAGGTGAGTGCCGAGGCCACCGAGGTTCGCTACATGGTCTACGCCCTGGATGTGGCGACCGGCAAGGTCGCGTGGCAGCAGGAGGCGCACAAGGGCCTGCCGGTGGGTGGCCGGCACCGCAAAAACACCTACGCGTCAGAAACACCCACCACCGACGGCGAGCGTATCTATGCGTCGTTCGGCGGTAACGTCGGGCTGTTCGCCTACAGCCTCACCGGCGACCTTGTCTGGAAGAAGACCTGGCCGCCACAGCCCGTTTATCTCGACTTCGGCACCGCGTCGTCTCCAGTGGTGCACGGCGGGCGGGTGTATCAGATGTTCGACAACGAAGCGGAGTCGTTCCTGGCCGCGCTTGACGCGAAGACCGGAGCCGAGGTGTGGACGGTTCGGCGGAACGGATTCAAGACGCAGGCGCAGTCGGGTTGGGCCACGCCATTTATCTGGCAGAACGGACAGCGTACCGAGATTGTGACGATCGGGAAGGGAACCGTCGTGTCCTACGGCCTCGACGGCACCGAACTGTGGCGGCTGGGCGGCATGACCCAGGCCACCCCATCTCCCGTGGCAGGCAACGGGCTGCTCTATGTCGGATCCGGGTCGCAGGGCGAGACCGGCCGGCCGCTGTTTGCGATCAAGCCGGGAGCGAGCGGCAACATCTCACTCACGCCCAACCAGACGACCAACGACTTTGTCGCCTGGTTCCAGCCGCGCTTTTCAGGCTACACACCGTCGCCGCTGCTGTATCGCAACCGCGTTTACGTGATCAACGACAACGGGATCATGCAGGTGGCGGATGCCACAACGGGTAAGGAACTCTACAAGGCGCGCGTGGGCGGCGGCGGGATGACGTTCTCGAGTTCGCCGCTCGCGAGCAACGGCCGCATCTACGCCGTCAGCGAGGACGGTGACGTGGTGGTCTTCGAGGCCGGCGACGAGTACAAGGAGTTGGCGAAAAACAGCCTGGGCGAGATGAGCCTCGCCACGCCCGCTGCGGACGCCAATAGCTTGTATATCCGCACAGCGACCAAGCTGTATAAGTTGAGATGAGAAGGGGACGGGTGTCGATCTGTGGAAAACTCGCAA from Acidobacteriota bacterium includes:
- a CDS encoding aminotransferase class IV, which produces MALTAIWLQFGPPSTRTSHPVGQGPARVRLVLDASGQVQVESHPLDAPAAGPVPFALASTPIDGRDRFVCHKTTRRNMYDHHKTTHPDVFDVLLWNDRRELTEFTRGNVVVEYEGAMWTPPRSSGLLAGVFRGELLDAGTIHERVLTLDDLQRCTRIWFINSLREWVPMDQAKER
- a CDS encoding zinc ribbon domain-containing protein is translated as MDTPEPTGPDQVSAREKHACPACGAQAEWHPGKQLLVCAFCGEESPYTGHKAGGAVAELDLVAMLRDLPAEQRGWDTARRSVQCQSCRAVMVFDPAKVGKNCDFCGSPALVDYEELQAPIRPQSLLPFKISQSDVRDRMKRWYAGRWFAPNAFKHKSLIDQLHGLYVPYWTFDAQSHCEWQAESGTYYYTTETYRDNKGHTRTRQVRHVRWTPAAGAIDHFFDDEPVPATKGVDASLLRQVEPFPTKELVPYDTAFLSGFVVERYQINLETAAAASVAQMHATLQSLCGQQVPGDTYRNLVIQPTFSKQTFKHTLLPIWVLSYTYGAKTFQVVANGYTGDIAGQYPKSFWKIALLVLAALVVLLIFIAAQQ
- a CDS encoding SPFH domain-containing protein, translating into MGLMDYIKGEFIDVIEWTDDSRDTLSYRFPDEDKAIKNGAQLIVRESQAVQFMYLGQFGDTFAPGKHTLTTDNIPVLTKLKSWKYLFNSPFKADVFYVTTRLFTGNKWGTANPVMVRDDDFGIVRLRAFGTFDFKIVNPPLFIKEVAGSDHHFRLDEFADTMRSRMVSVFSEALASAKVPVLDIATRYSELGEALLPVINPVVGAKYGLEIGSFIIENVSVPPEVETAIDKRSSMAAIGNLNDYVKYQMGQGMATGGGGVGGTAAELAVGFGIAQQMMQQGFMNPNAPATTPVTGGGAPVAAAAPTLDLLSPADVAKAIGVSETDVMSVIEAGELKAKKIGTSYRVTRAALDAYLAQ
- a CDS encoding PQQ-binding-like beta-propeller repeat protein; the encoded protein is MRKHPWVGAVGVAAALAASLVPVAGRGPSDWPQFRGPGSAGVADGSTLPLTWSTTQNVAWVTEIPGRGWSSPVIWGPRVFVTAAINAGAFKAPSTGIYGNDLAGELAKQGLSMEEIIKRVSARDIEVSAEATEVRYMVYALDVATGKVAWQQEAHKGLPVGGRHRKNTYASETPTTDGERIYASFGGNVGLFAYSLTGDLVWKKTWPPQPVYLDFGTASSPVVHGGRVYQMFDNEAESFLAALDAKTGAEVWTVRRNGFKTQAQSGWATPFIWQNGQRTEIVTIGKGTVVSYGLDGTELWRLGGMTQATPSPVAGNGLLYVGSGSQGETGRPLFAIKPGASGNISLTPNQTTNDFVAWFQPRFSGYTPSPLLYRNRVYVINDNGIMQVADATTGKELYKARVGGGGMTFSSSPLASNGRIYAVSEDGDVVVFEAGDEYKELAKNSLGEMSLATPAADANSLYIRTATKLYKLR